CGCGCCTCGACGCCCAGGCAGACGGGCTTCTCGCCGCGCTCTAGGGACTCCCTCCCGTGCGAGGTGGGCAACAAAAAGAGCCGCGAGGCCGCTTGCCGCGACCCCGCGCCTCCGCACCGAGACGAAGCGAGCGCGTCCGCTAGAGTGCGGACTCGTAGATGGCCCGCGCGTCGGCCATGGTGAGGAGCTTGAACTCGCCGAACTCCGGTCCCTTGTTCTGCTCGAGGGTCTCGAGCAGCGCGGGGATCTGCTCCTTCGTGACGCCGAGCTCCCCGAGCGTGCGCGGCATGCCGATCGAGACGAAGAAGCTCTGGAGCTCGTCGATCGTGGCGGTGACCGCGTCGGTGACGGCCTCCTCGGGCTCCACGTCGACGCCGTCTGCGGCGGGGTCCACGGGCTCGATGCCAAAGACGTCGCGCCCGAAGGAGCAGAAGCGCTCGGGGCAGGTGCGCCACACGTAGCGCATCCAGGCCGGGAAGATGACGGCGAGGCCGGCGCCGTGCGTGACGCGCGCGTCGTGCGCCGAGAGCTCGTGCTCGAGGCCGTGGCTCTCCCAGCCGCCCGCCGAGCTCCCGCCGGGCTCGGTGCCGCGCCCGAGCCCGGCGAGGCCGTTGTGGGCGAGCATGCCCGCCCACATGATGTTGGCGCGCGCGTCGTAGTCTGTGGGGTCAGCGAGCGCGCGCGGGGTCTCCTTGATGAGGCAGCGGATGATTCCGGTGGCCACGTTGTCGGTGATGGGCACCGGGCCCGCGGCCGAGAAGTAGCGCTCCATGACGTGCGCGATCATGTCGCTGACGCCGGCTGCGGTCTGGTACGGGGGCAGCGTGAAGGTGAGCTCCGGGTCCATGAAGGCGAGCACGGGGCGTCTCAGGTCAAAGGGGATGCCGCGTTTGAGGGAGAGCTCGTCGTTGGTGATGACGCACCCCGCGGAGGCCTCCGATCCCGCGGCGGGGATGGTGAGGACGCTCGCCACGGGAAGCTCTCCCGCGGGCTTGGGGGCTCCCGTGAAGAGGTCCCAGACGTCTCCGGCGTAGGGGACGCCGACCGCGATCGACTTGGCGGTGTCGATGACCGAGCCTCCCCCCACGGCGAGGACCAGGTCGCAGCCAATCTCGCGTGCGGTCCGGATGCCGTCGCGCACGGGGCCGACCTCGGGGTTGGGACGAATCCCGCCCAGCTCGGTGTGGGCGATTCCGGCCTCGTCAAGAGACGCGAGCACGCGACCGAGCGTGCCCGTGCGAACCACGGAGCCCTGCCCGTAGATGACGAACGCGTGGGCGTAACCCGCGGAGGCGAGCTCCGGCCCCACGCGATCCGTGACGCCGCGCCCGAAGACGAACTTGGTGGGGGAGCAGAATGTAAAGTCGTTCATGGGAGTCCTTTCTCTTGGTGGCTGATAACAGCTTAGCGCTTAGGTGTAGCATGATTTTATCGACAGTCGAAGGGGGAGCTTGTGCGCACGCTGGCCAATATCATCTGGATTGTCCTGGGAGGCCTGGCGACGGCGCTTGGGTGGGCGCTCGCCGGGCTCATCTTCTACGTCAGCGTCGTGGGCATTCCCCTGGGGCGGCAGTGCATGAAGATGGCCTCGCTCACGCTTGCGCCGTTCGGCAGACAGATTGTCTACGGGGGCGGCGCTCCGAGCCTCGTGGCGAACCTGTTCTGGGTGGTGCTCGTCGGCATCTGGATGGCGGCGGCGTATGCTGTGAGCGGCGTCGTCTGGTGCGCCACGATCATCGGCATACCCTACGGTCTGCAACTTCTCAAGATGGCCAAGCTCTCGCTTTTTCCGTTTGGAGCTCAGGTCTACTAGCCCGACAAGTCCCCTCAGGCTCCAAAAAAAGCCTTCGTTGGAGGTCTACGCGCGGCCCAAATCACGCATTACGTCGCCCACGACGCCCTCGACCGTCATGCCGCGGCGGGCGAGAAGCTCCTCGGGGTCGTAGCGGTCGAGAAAGGCGCGCGGCAGGCCGTAGCAGCGCACGCGTGCGTCTCCGCGTTCGGCTAGGACGCGCGCGCAGCGCTCGCCGAAGCCGCCCTCCACGATGCCGTCCTCCAGCGTGACCACGAGCCCGTGCCGGGAGCCAAGTCCCTCGAGCAGCTCCTCGTCGGGCGTCGTGGCCAGGCGCGGGTTCACGAGGGTGGGGGAGACCCCGCGCCCCTCGAGGGCCTCGCAGGCCCTCTCTCCCAGCGGAAAGGCATCGCCCAAGGCGAGAATCGCCACGTCGGAGCCTTCGCGCACGACCTCCCCCCCTCGTGCGAAGTTCGCGGGCCGTGCAAAGTCCGGACGCGAGACCACGTCTGCGACCGGCACGCGGATGGCCACAGGTCCCCCTCGCCAACCAAGCGACCAGTCGAGCATGGCGAGGTACTCCTCGCGGCACGTGGGCGCGAGATAGGTGAGGCCCGGCAGCGAACCAAGCAGGGGAATGTCGAAGAAGCCCAGGTGGGTGGCATCGGTGGTTCCGTATACCGAGGCGCCGAAGACCAGGATCGTGGCCGGGGCCGCGTTGAGGCAGAGGTCGTGCCAGAGCTGGTCATAGGCGCGCTGCAGGAAGGTCGCGTAGATGCCCAGAACCGGCTTGGCTCCGGCCTGGGCCAGGGCCGTCACGTAGCTCACCGCGTGCTCCTCGGCGATGCCTACGTCCACGAACTGAGGACCTATCTGCGCGCGAAGCTCTGGTGTGAAGCCCATGACGTAGGGCGTGGCGGCGCTCACGGCCACGACGCCCTTGTCGGCGGCCATGCGCGCAAAGAGGAAGGAGCCCGTGATCGCGTCATAGCCCCTGGCGTCGGCGGAGGACAAGAAGGCACCCGTCTTGACGTCGAAGGGACGGGGGTGGTGCCAGGTCTCCGGGTCAGCCTCGGCGGGTGCGTAACCAGCTCCCTTCTTGGTGTGAACGTGCAGGACTACGGGGTGGTCGACGCCCGCGAGCTCGCCCAGCGCCCCCTCGAGCGCGGCGACGTCGTGGCCGCGCTCGAGGTAGCGGTAGTCAAACCCCAGCGCGCGGAAGAAGTTGTGGGGCGCCGCGCCCCCCGTGCTCCTGAGTTCGGCGAGGTTGCGGTAGATGCCTCCCTGGTCGGGGGCGATGGACCACTCGTTGTCGTTCACGACAATGATGAGACCGCTCGTGAGCTCGGCCGCGTTGTCGAGTCCCTCGAACGCCAGACCCCCGGAGAGGGCGCCGTCGCCGATGACGCACACGACGTCGTAGCCCTCTCCCGCGAGCTCGCGCGCCTTGACGAGGCCGCAGGCGAGGCTCACCGAGGTGGACGTGTGCCCCATCGCAAAGAGGTCGTGCTCGGACTCGCGCGGGCTGGAGAAGCCCGAGACGTCCTCGTAGTGCGCGGGGTCCAGAAACGCCCGTGCCCGACCCGTGAGCATCTTGTGGGGGTACGTCTGATGGGAGACGTCGAAGACGATCTTGTCGCGCGGGGATCGAAAGACGCGATGCAGGGCAACGGTGAGCTCGACGACGGCGAGGTTAGGGCCCAGGTGGCCACCGACGGCCGCGGAGCTCGAGATGATGGCGGAGCGAATCTCGTCGCAGAGGGCGGGGAGGGCAGAAGCGGGAAGGGCACGCACGTCAGAGGGAGCGTCGATCTGCTCGAGGTACATGCGTCTCTCCTCTTCCGTGCTTCGGGGTCCTCTTCTCCCGCCTCAGGCAACGGCCCCCCAGCATCGCACATTCGCTTGTCAAAGTTGTGGTGCGTCTGCAGAGAAGCGCCCGCACCTGGCGGGATCGCTTGGGATCCCCAGGCTCGACTGTGTGCGTAGCGTGTCCCCCTGTTTTGAATCTCTCCCATGATATACACTTGATTAGTTTATCTAGCTGCTCGTTCTTAGATTACTAATTTTTGAATTTGATTAAAAAAGTGCTCGTTCGCAGTTCGAAGACAAGAGAAAAGAGGGCACGCATGGCCAAGATTGTCATCACTGCCGAGACGGGTTGCGACGTCCCCCGCGACCAGGCGGCCGAGCTGGGCATCGAGCTCGTCCCAATGCACGTGATCATCGGCGACAGGACCATCGACGACGGCACGCTTCCCCCGGCGGAGATGCTCGAGCAGTGCCGTCAGCTGGTAGTGCTGCCGCGCACGAGCGGCTGCATGCCCATCGACTTTCAGGCCGTGTTCGATCGCATTCACGAGGCCAAGCCGGACGCCCAGATCCTGCACGTGGCCTACTCCGCGGTGACCACGTGCTCGCTCGAGTCCGCGCTCACGGCCGCCGAGGGCCGCGACTACGTGAGCTTCGTGGACACCAAGCAGGTGACCATTGGCCAGGGCTTCATCGTGACAGACGCGGCCCGGTGGGTGCGCGCGCACCCCGAGGCCACGGTCGCCGAGGCGCGCGCTCACGTCGAGGACCTTTCCGCGCGCACCCACCTGGCATTTATCCCCGGTGACCTCGGCTACCTGCGCGCGGGCGGACGCCTCTCCAACGCCGCGTTCGTGGGGGCCACGCTTCTCAAGATCAAGCCCGCCGTGGAGCTCATCGGCGGAAAGCTGACGGCGACCAAGAAGATGCGCGGGTCCATGGGGCCGGCGGCGGTGAGCCTGATCGACTACCTCGCCCTGCGCGAGGAGTTCGACCCCGAGCGCGTCTTCTTCATACGCTCCTCGGGCCTTCCCGAGCGCGTGCAGGAGCTGGCCGAG
This is a stretch of genomic DNA from Thermophilibacter immobilis. It encodes these proteins:
- a CDS encoding iron-containing alcohol dehydrogenase — translated: MNDFTFCSPTKFVFGRGVTDRVGPELASAGYAHAFVIYGQGSVVRTGTLGRVLASLDEAGIAHTELGGIRPNPEVGPVRDGIRTAREIGCDLVLAVGGGSVIDTAKSIAVGVPYAGDVWDLFTGAPKPAGELPVASVLTIPAAGSEASAGCVITNDELSLKRGIPFDLRRPVLAFMDPELTFTLPPYQTAAGVSDMIAHVMERYFSAAGPVPITDNVATGIIRCLIKETPRALADPTDYDARANIMWAGMLAHNGLAGLGRGTEPGGSSAGGWESHGLEHELSAHDARVTHGAGLAVIFPAWMRYVWRTCPERFCSFGRDVFGIEPVDPAADGVDVEPEEAVTDAVTATIDELQSFFVSIGMPRTLGELGVTKEQIPALLETLEQNKGPEFGEFKLLTMADARAIYESAL
- a CDS encoding YccF domain-containing protein; the protein is MRTLANIIWIVLGGLATALGWALAGLIFYVSVVGIPLGRQCMKMASLTLAPFGRQIVYGGGAPSLVANLFWVVLVGIWMAAAYAVSGVVWCATIIGIPYGLQLLKMAKLSLFPFGAQVY
- a CDS encoding 1-deoxy-D-xylulose-5-phosphate synthase — translated: MYLEQIDAPSDVRALPASALPALCDEIRSAIISSSAAVGGHLGPNLAVVELTVALHRVFRSPRDKIVFDVSHQTYPHKMLTGRARAFLDPAHYEDVSGFSSPRESEHDLFAMGHTSTSVSLACGLVKARELAGEGYDVVCVIGDGALSGGLAFEGLDNAAELTSGLIIVVNDNEWSIAPDQGGIYRNLAELRSTGGAAPHNFFRALGFDYRYLERGHDVAALEGALGELAGVDHPVVLHVHTKKGAGYAPAEADPETWHHPRPFDVKTGAFLSSADARGYDAITGSFLFARMAADKGVVAVSAATPYVMGFTPELRAQIGPQFVDVGIAEEHAVSYVTALAQAGAKPVLGIYATFLQRAYDQLWHDLCLNAAPATILVFGASVYGTTDATHLGFFDIPLLGSLPGLTYLAPTCREEYLAMLDWSLGWRGGPVAIRVPVADVVSRPDFARPANFARGGEVVREGSDVAILALGDAFPLGERACEALEGRGVSPTLVNPRLATTPDEELLEGLGSRHGLVVTLEDGIVEGGFGERCARVLAERGDARVRCYGLPRAFLDRYDPEELLARRGMTVEGVVGDVMRDLGRA
- a CDS encoding DegV family protein, producing MAKIVITAETGCDVPRDQAAELGIELVPMHVIIGDRTIDDGTLPPAEMLEQCRQLVVLPRTSGCMPIDFQAVFDRIHEAKPDAQILHVAYSAVTTCSLESALTAAEGRDYVSFVDTKQVTIGQGFIVTDAARWVRAHPEATVAEARAHVEDLSARTHLAFIPGDLGYLRAGGRLSNAAFVGATLLKIKPAVELIGGKLTATKKMRGSMGPAAVSLIDYLALREEFDPERVFFIRSSGLPERVQELAEAHARELGFKEVTWYDTGNVITSHCGPGAFGLAFAVRA